The following are encoded in a window of Limibacter armeniacum genomic DNA:
- a CDS encoding acyl-CoA dehydrogenase family protein — protein sequence MKSYYFTEEHEMFRQGLRDFLSKEVLPHIDEWEEKQQVPKSLWKKFGDMGYLGLNMPEQYGGTAADFFYSVIFMEEVSRCFSGGFAVIPSVHQYMSTPYILKHGSDQLKEKYIPKAISGELLGSIGITEPGAGSDVANIKTTAVRQGDHYIINGAKTFITNAYYGDYIVLVTKTAPEKGFDGFSLIVVDLDSEGISKRKLKKLGWHASDTAELNFDDVKVPAENLIGEEGMGFYYLMGGLQLERLTGAVGAVAGSEHVLEYALEYMNQREAFGRKINRFQVLRHRVAQMASEIECTKQFVYHCCRLHNDDQYAVKECSMAKLLATELSNKVVDQCLQFFGGYGYIEDYKVARLFRDNRILTIGGGSSEIMREIISKMIIDEKQYDRAEGASFPQGSQPIKSNPISNNHSKSSETTKTMSIESTTSVLKERASNAAPLGSTMKFDLGEGIIYLDGSAAANLVSNEDKDADCTVNLSKADFDDLLSGSLNPMNAFMAGKIRVSGDMSVAMKLNTILG from the coding sequence ATGAAAAGCTACTATTTCACTGAAGAGCACGAGATGTTCCGACAAGGTTTACGGGATTTTCTCAGCAAGGAAGTATTGCCACATATTGACGAATGGGAAGAAAAGCAGCAGGTACCCAAGTCCCTCTGGAAAAAGTTTGGAGACATGGGCTACCTCGGGCTGAACATGCCTGAACAATATGGAGGCACTGCAGCAGACTTTTTCTATTCAGTCATCTTTATGGAGGAAGTCTCACGCTGCTTCTCTGGTGGTTTTGCCGTAATCCCATCCGTCCACCAGTATATGTCCACTCCCTATATCCTGAAACATGGCTCTGATCAGCTCAAAGAAAAATATATTCCAAAAGCCATCTCAGGTGAATTACTGGGCAGCATCGGCATTACAGAACCTGGAGCAGGCTCGGATGTAGCCAATATCAAGACAACTGCTGTCAGACAGGGTGATCACTATATCATCAACGGCGCCAAAACCTTTATCACCAATGCCTATTATGGTGACTATATCGTATTGGTTACCAAAACAGCACCCGAAAAAGGCTTTGACGGCTTCAGCCTGATTGTTGTAGACCTTGACTCAGAAGGTATCTCCAAACGGAAACTGAAAAAGCTTGGTTGGCATGCCTCAGACACTGCCGAACTGAATTTTGACGACGTAAAAGTCCCTGCTGAAAACCTGATTGGAGAAGAAGGAATGGGCTTCTATTACCTGATGGGAGGATTACAACTTGAACGGCTTACCGGAGCAGTAGGTGCGGTAGCAGGAAGTGAGCATGTTTTGGAATACGCCCTTGAGTATATGAACCAACGGGAAGCATTCGGCAGAAAGATCAATCGTTTTCAGGTACTCAGGCATCGGGTAGCACAAATGGCATCTGAGATTGAATGTACCAAGCAGTTTGTCTATCACTGCTGTCGCCTGCACAACGATGACCAATATGCCGTAAAAGAATGCTCAATGGCCAAACTGCTGGCTACAGAACTGTCTAACAAGGTGGTAGACCAGTGCTTGCAATTCTTTGGGGGCTATGGCTATATCGAGGATTACAAGGTAGCAAGACTCTTCCGTGACAACCGTATCCTTACCATTGGTGGCGGATCTTCTGAAATTATGCGGGAGATCATTTCCAAGATGATCATTGATGAGAAACAATATGACAGGGCTGAAGGAGCCTCTTTCCCACAAGGAAGCCAACCTATCAAATCTAACCCCATTTCCAATAATCATTCAAAAAGTTCTGAAACGACAAAAACCATGAGTATCGAATCGACCACAAGCGTACTAAAGGAAAGAGCTTCCAATGCGGCTCCACTTGGCTCTACCATGAAATTTGACCTTGGTGAAGGTATTATCTATTTGGATGGCTCTGCTGCAGCCAACCTAGTCAGCAATGAGGACAAGGATGCTGACTGTACAGTCAACCTTTCCAAAGCCGATTTTGACGATCTTTTGAGTGGCTCCCTAAACCCAATGAATGCCTTTATGGCTGGTAAAATCAGAGTTTCGGGAGACATGAGTGTAGCCATGAAACTCAATACAATCTTAGGTTAA
- a CDS encoding SDR family oxidoreductase, with product MKKNVLIIGTSTGVGLEAAIIFAEKGYKVYASMRNLSKAAMLKEKIAEKQLDIELLELDVTKRDTITAAVETIIQKDGRIDMLINNAGAGFAKTIEEASEEEIKWVTDVNYHGVVYCTKAVIPYMRKQRSGHIITVSSVGGLVGQPFNELYCGAKFAVEGFMEALATYVGASFNIKFSVVEPGGISTEFMKSAVGKTVVDGQLATGEYLPLMQKYLGGSQKRANEGDSQVFQTGLEVAQVILDVAESENPPIRIRTSQWAEEFTRLKTEADPDGTKLVEEVTKHFL from the coding sequence ATGAAAAAGAACGTATTAATTATTGGAACATCAACTGGTGTTGGATTGGAAGCTGCAATCATTTTTGCAGAGAAAGGCTATAAGGTATATGCCAGCATGCGCAACCTGTCTAAAGCAGCTATGCTGAAAGAGAAAATAGCAGAGAAGCAACTGGATATAGAGTTACTTGAACTGGACGTGACCAAGCGTGATACCATTACAGCTGCCGTAGAGACCATCATACAGAAAGATGGCAGGATTGATATGCTAATCAACAATGCAGGGGCAGGGTTTGCCAAGACTATTGAGGAAGCTTCTGAGGAAGAAATCAAGTGGGTAACGGATGTCAATTATCATGGTGTGGTGTACTGTACCAAGGCGGTAATTCCTTATATGAGAAAGCAAAGGAGTGGTCATATTATTACAGTTTCTTCAGTAGGAGGGCTTGTTGGTCAGCCTTTTAATGAACTGTATTGTGGGGCAAAATTTGCCGTTGAAGGTTTTATGGAGGCATTGGCAACCTACGTTGGCGCTTCTTTCAATATCAAATTTTCGGTTGTGGAGCCGGGAGGTATTTCTACAGAATTTATGAAGTCAGCAGTTGGAAAGACCGTAGTGGACGGACAGCTTGCTACTGGTGAATATTTGCCACTGATGCAAAAGTACTTGGGTGGAAGCCAAAAGAGGGCGAATGAAGGAGATTCACAAGTGTTTCAGACAGGATTGGAGGTTGCACAAGTGATTCTGGATGTGGCTGAAAGTGAAAACCCTCCAATAAGGATCAGAACTTCACAATGGGCAGAGGAATTTACAAGACTGAAAACTGAGGCAGACCCTGATGGGACAAAACTCGTGGAGGAGGTAACGAAGCATTTCTTATAG
- a CDS encoding TetR/AcrR family transcriptional regulator has product MNKREMILQAAVRLLVDNGIHATPMSMIAKEAQTGMGTIYNYFESKEILINEIYRTIKHKEKVVLEASFHTELPVKLQFEQFYRSMVMFFVENTLYFRFLEQLQTSPIITDESEKEGYEAVECVMQLLERGKREYIIKDIDTDKLLQFIGGAIFSYLRWLNKSGNTVTLEKTMETQLRLVWDGIRA; this is encoded by the coding sequence ATGAATAAGAGAGAGATGATATTGCAGGCAGCTGTCAGGCTGTTGGTGGACAATGGTATACATGCTACCCCGATGTCAATGATTGCCAAAGAGGCGCAGACGGGAATGGGTACGATTTATAACTACTTCGAGAGCAAGGAAATTCTGATCAATGAAATTTACAGGACAATAAAGCATAAAGAAAAAGTCGTGCTGGAAGCATCCTTTCACACAGAGTTGCCTGTGAAGTTACAGTTTGAACAGTTCTACCGCTCTATGGTAATGTTTTTCGTAGAAAACACACTCTATTTTAGGTTTTTGGAGCAATTGCAGACATCTCCAATCATTACAGATGAAAGTGAAAAGGAAGGATATGAAGCCGTAGAATGTGTGATGCAGCTATTAGAAAGAGGCAAGAGGGAATATATTATCAAAGATATTGACACGGATAAATTACTGCAGTTTATAGGAGGTGCTATATTTTCTTATTTGAGATGGCTCAATAAGTCAGGCAATACTGTCACACTTGAAAAAACAATGGAGACGCAGCTCCGCTTGGTTTGGGATGGAATCAGGGCATAA
- a CDS encoding transposase family protein, with translation MKPKSISARRLQSLTSLTKEELRELEGIFSYVYVEALQQYTMKGRPRRKPLKKLDDYRNSSLQGIETKLFFILYSLKENPTQESLGLYFNISQSKVSEWLYFLGNCLLQTLNYVGELPANVMEEFRKKLKPYWSEVFLVDGVERLIQRPKDSEKQKMNYSGKKKRHTTKNLVITDKEGKQVLYLSETVAGSIHDKKLFDQQQFAFPKKGIKLLGDLAFKGIDLDNVTFIVPIKKHKGIELPDFMKEANRKLASIRVRVEHAICGIKRLRILKDIFRLRREGALDRVMKIGAGLHNFRSRRRRLVNT, from the coding sequence GTGAAACCTAAATCCATAAGTGCCCGTCGCCTACAGAGTTTAACGTCCTTGACCAAGGAAGAGTTGAGAGAATTGGAAGGAATTTTCTCATATGTTTATGTTGAAGCCTTACAGCAGTATACCATGAAAGGGAGGCCTCGCAGGAAGCCTTTGAAGAAGCTGGATGATTACCGTAACAGCAGTCTCCAAGGGATAGAGACTAAACTCTTTTTTATTCTATATAGCTTGAAGGAGAATCCCACGCAAGAATCACTAGGATTGTATTTCAATATCAGTCAAAGTAAGGTAAGTGAATGGCTATATTTCCTGGGAAACTGCTTACTACAAACATTAAATTATGTAGGAGAGCTACCTGCCAATGTAATGGAAGAGTTTCGAAAAAAACTTAAGCCTTACTGGAGTGAAGTATTCTTAGTGGATGGAGTAGAACGCCTCATACAGCGTCCAAAGGACTCGGAAAAGCAAAAGATGAACTACAGTGGAAAGAAGAAGAGACATACTACCAAGAACCTTGTCATCACCGACAAAGAGGGTAAGCAAGTGCTCTATCTTTCTGAGACTGTAGCAGGTAGTATTCATGATAAAAAGCTTTTTGATCAACAACAGTTTGCCTTTCCTAAAAAAGGTATCAAGCTACTGGGGGACTTAGCCTTCAAGGGCATTGATCTTGATAATGTTACATTCATTGTGCCTATCAAAAAACACAAAGGGATTGAGCTACCTGATTTTATGAAAGAGGCGAATAGAAAGCTGGCAAGTATAAGGGTTCGTGTTGAGCATGCTATCTGCGGGATTAAAAGGCTCAGAATCCTCAAGGATATTTTCAGGCTAAGAAGAGAAGGGGCATTAGATAGAGTGATGAAAATTGGAGCGGGTTTACATAACTTCAGATCTCGAAGGAGAAGACTTGTTAATACATAG
- a CDS encoding DoxX family protein: MTKRDKIIYWIATIWLSLGMLSTGIVQLIKMEEEVANITQLGYPVFFLTILGVWKVLGVVAVLIPRFPLLKEWAYAGFFFAMSGATFSRILAGGTLTEMLPSLLLLLLTAVSWYFRPVDRKLITVSQ, translated from the coding sequence ATGACTAAGAGAGACAAAATTATCTACTGGATTGCTACTATTTGGCTTTCACTTGGAATGTTATCAACTGGAATTGTACAGTTAATCAAAATGGAAGAAGAAGTGGCAAATATTACCCAATTGGGGTATCCTGTTTTTTTCCTTACTATCCTGGGTGTATGGAAGGTTTTGGGCGTTGTGGCAGTGTTGATTCCAAGGTTTCCTTTATTGAAAGAATGGGCTTATGCTGGTTTTTTCTTTGCTATGTCAGGAGCCACATTTTCTAGAATATTGGCAGGCGGTACCCTCACTGAAATGTTGCCATCTTTGTTGCTTCTTCTTCTGACAGCTGTATCATGGTATTTCAGACCAGTTGATAGAAAACTAATCACAGTAAGCCAGTAA
- a CDS encoding SRPBCC domain-containing protein: protein MELKTKIHAEDDRQELLITREFNLPLDLLFKAYEVPEIVEQWMGTKVLKLENKKHGCWQFETTDPKGNKHGFNGVIHDFIPNQKITRTFEMENTSFPVQLEYLEFEKLTDETSKLKMHIVYKSVADRDQMLKLPFAQGLNMAHNRLEEIVIKLK, encoded by the coding sequence ATGGAACTAAAGACCAAGATACATGCTGAAGATGACCGGCAGGAATTGTTGATCACCAGAGAATTCAACTTGCCCTTGGATTTGCTTTTTAAGGCTTATGAAGTACCTGAAATTGTAGAGCAATGGATGGGAACTAAAGTTTTGAAACTTGAAAACAAGAAACATGGATGCTGGCAGTTTGAAACAACTGATCCTAAAGGAAACAAACATGGTTTCAATGGGGTGATTCATGATTTTATCCCTAACCAAAAGATCACCCGAACATTTGAGATGGAAAATACTTCATTTCCTGTTCAGCTTGAATATCTGGAGTTTGAAAAACTGACGGATGAGACAAGTAAACTGAAGATGCATATTGTCTATAAATCCGTAGCGGACAGGGACCAGATGCTCAAGTTACCTTTTGCCCAGGGATTGAATATGGCACATAACCGATTAGAAGAAATTGTAATCAAATTAAAATAA
- a CDS encoding ArsR/SmtB family transcription factor, whose product MNLRRDVFQAIADPTRRAILVLVATQSMTAGAIASNFNTARPTVSKHLQILTECELLEQVQNGREIHYHLNPNKMKEIADFIEPFRKLWDDRFNKLEAIMKNYKTDQ is encoded by the coding sequence ATGAATTTAAGAAGAGATGTATTTCAGGCTATAGCCGACCCAACAAGAAGAGCAATTCTTGTTTTGGTAGCCACACAGTCTATGACGGCAGGAGCCATTGCCTCCAATTTTAACACTGCAAGGCCAACAGTTTCAAAGCATTTACAGATACTGACAGAATGTGAATTGCTTGAACAGGTGCAAAATGGTAGGGAAATCCACTATCACCTAAACCCAAATAAAATGAAAGAGATAGCTGACTTTATTGAGCCATTCCGAAAGCTTTGGGACGACAGGTTTAACAAGTTGGAAGCGATCATGAAAAACTATAAAACAGACCAATAG